The DNA sequence AGCCAAAAAAGCAGAGCATAAAAAAGAATTGAGAAGGTATATTGCCAATCAGCAGCAGCGGGATACAATAAAAGGAATACACCTCAAGCATAAATACCCAAAACTGGTCAAGCAGAAGAAGGTAAGACAATATCATAATCCCTTCCTGATATTTCTGGCTGCTACAAAACTCAAGCAAAGACTTTGTTTGGCCCGATTCAGAGTGGAATTGCGAGTTCTCAGGACTGATACGAGAGGTTATCGTGAACTGAGAAGCAAAACGCTTCGATTTAATCCTGATGGGATACAACAAAGAAATTCGCTAAACAAGATTTCGGTGATCAAAAGGTTTTATCGTAAAAGGTTATTGCACCCATTCGGAGGACGGGTACACCAAAAATTCTGGATGGACTACCGGTATTTTTTGCAGGCATTCCAATATTATGGAGAAAAACAAGTGAGATATTACAAGCTGCTTACTTGTATAAAAAACTCGGAGAGGAATGTGAAATTATATGATGTTGAGCTTGAGTCAGCCAAGATATTGGTTGATGGAATTTCAGCAGCCTAGAAAAGGAGAAACATATTCTTAAGTTGAAGATTCGATAGACCTATAAGGTCTTTTTTTTTGTGACAAAATTAAAGCTAACTGGAGATCTATTTTTTTAGAGAAACATTTAAGACAAATAAGACAGTCTGTTGCAATTTGGAATTGGGTGGTGGCAATACACGAAAGTAAATGGAAAATTAGATAGCTAAATAATAGACTTTGCCACGATTAACACTTTACAGCGAATGACGGTGATTGAGCGAAGCCGAAGTCACAATAAATAATCCCTTCGGCTTCGCTCAGGGAACATCAAAAGAATTTGATGAATGCTAATTTAAAAGCTAAACATTAGTAGCTGAGTGTATTTATGCTGAGCGTGGCGGAGTAGTTATAGTTTTTCGTTCTTAGGCATCTTTCAGAAACTACTCTACAATTGTAATAAAATATAAATGAGGCATTTAGGATATACAGAAAAATGGATTCAATACGGAATTATTGAAAAGGAAACTATTGAATATCAATTGGATGCATTACGCAAAGGAGAAGATCAAAACCCTGAGTATTACAGGTACCAAGCATTGGTTAATTGGCTGAAACCTAAAGAATTTTTGACGGATGAAGAGGCTGAAAGATTTATTGAACTGACAAAAGAGGATTCTGATCAGGCGATGGCGGGTACAGCAGTAAAAGTCTTGCTTACATTCGATTCGCTAGCAGATAACCAGTTTGACTATTTATGCGCTGAATTTTCAAATTTTAGAGAATGGACTGAAAAAGTAATAGGCAGGGAGAGAATTAAGAGGCAAGTCTTATCACAAAATATGACATATGAGCTTTTTGAAAAATGTTTAGCACACTGTCAGCAATTCAATGAAAAATTTATAATTTAATTGGTTGTTCAAAATACAGATAATCTAATTATTTTGAATGAAATTATCGGGTGTGATTTTGGAAAGCATATTAACAAAATGGCACAGTCAAAGCTAAAAAAAGGAAATGTTATAGGGTAGTAGTAAGTTTTTTGAACTATTATGAATACAGTTATATTATTAATTCCAGCATTATTTTTATTAATGCTCTTTCTTCCTACAATTGCTTTTATGTTGAAAGCTAGAAGGTATGGTGCAAAATTTACAATTTATGAAGCATTACTAAGAGCTTTTAGGAAGATAAATTATGAAAAACTTTTTAAGGCATTAGCAGTGGTTCAAAATGAGGGGCTGGATATCAAGTTGACTGAGCTTGAAACACATTTATATGCTGGGGGAAATCCTGAAATGGTAGTAATTGCTTTTTTGAAGTATCGAAACCACCCAGTAGTCAATTTTACAATACTCACGGTATTTGACCTAATGGGAAAGAACGTGTTGGAAATAGCAGAAAACGGAATTCCTGAATATGAATTAAAAATTATAGGGCACAAAGTTGGGAGGGTACAGGTTAACTATTCAGTGAAATTTATGGCTAAACTTTATGATTTGGAATATAAGGTTCAACTTGATGTGATTGAAAATGAAATAATACAAAAATTAGAGCAGTCTTCTTGGCAATGGGATTTTCAAGATAAGCAACGGACTAAAGAATTTATTCTATCCAATGTCTTAACCAAATCATATTGGGATGATATACTTTGTTTAAACCTGATAGAGCAACGGGTGTTTGTTTATTAGGGGTGTAGTAATTTTTATTTTATGGTCTTATATCAAAAAATTAAAAGTCAGTATGCTATAAAATTAATGGCAATTGTCAGTTGTGTGATGTTTATTTGTAGTGGTAATGCTGCTTAGTCAATACAGAGATGTTTTGTTTGGTTATGTCAAAGGTTATGCTCCTCATAATTTTGCATTTAACTTTTCATTTTTTCTTACTGCAATGCTTATTTCATTTATTCTGAGCATTACAGCATTGATAAGAGGCTTTTTGAATAGGGGGAAGTTTTCAGAGCCATCCGATAAGTATATAGTTATAGGTGGCTCTATGCCAATTGTGTTAACTTTTAGTTGGTTTATATTCAGGATATTGAGTGTTATTTTTTTAGACGTATGATCAGTTTTAAGGCTACTACTTTTTCAAGACAAGGTTATTGGATGTATCTACTCAAGCAGTGGGGTAGTCGAGTTTTATTATGTGCTGCAGGAATAGCCATTTACCGTCATGTATATCTCGAAGAACCATTTAACCTTGGAAGATTGTTTGCAGCATCAATTTTTTTGATAAGTTTTCCATATCTAAGACATGATAGGATAGAAGAAGTGGTGATCAATGATGACTTGAAAAGAATTAAATTAGTCTATTATCGGTTGATTTTTGGTAAGGATGAATGTAGTTTTTCATTCGATGAATCAAGAATCAAAGTGAAAACTGATAAAGAGTCATTTAAGATAGAATTTGGAATAAAGCAAGGTCAAAAATTTATTCTGAAGCAGGCGAAGGATGGATTTACTATTGAAACATTATCTAAACTATTAGATGAATTAAAGAATAGGCAATTGGTTTTAATACCTGATGATGACGCCTCCTGAAGGAGTTGAATTGTGACCCAAATGCTAATCATAAACAGTAAATAAATGTTTGCCTTTCTTCAGTATTATCAGACGGCCTTAAAAAAGGTTAGTTAAAGTATTGTCAACTATAAACTAATTTTTATGGGTTTTAATATCGCAGGTGTAGTAATCAACAAGAACTACAAGGATAACCTGAATCAGTTAAATGAGGATATGGGTCTTGATTTTTCAAAAGCAGAAGAAATAACTTTTGAAGTAGCAAGTAGTAATTGGAAGGAGGAGGGAATATGCGATGCCTACTTCTGCGAGATGGGAACAATTCTGTTTATGAATCATGAAAATTGTTTGGAAGGTACTTCTATAACTAATGGGATTAACGTTTTTACTTTTGCCATGTCAGAAGTTACCATGACATTTTTGTTTTCTTATTATGAAGGAGAGCTGTTAGTTAGGGAATTTATGGCACATGAAGGTGAAAAGGAAAACGAATTGGGGGAACCATTGCCTTCAGAAGCAGGAACAGATGAAAGCGGAGCTACATTTAACCAAATAGGGGCAGTTTTAGGTAAATCATTTTGGGATATTGACTTAGCTGAAAAGGCTTATAGATTATCATAAATCCAATTAGTTTTTTAAGCTATATGAAGGAATGGTATTGAAAGGCATTCCTTTTTTTATTGGAATGATAAACTAATCTTCCTTGAAATAGGAAACTTTTGCTCCAAATTTTGATTGAATAGGCTCAAGTTTTCCATTATTATATGTCTTTTGAATTATCCAATTCGTTCCAAAAAACTTGGAATAAGATACAAACTCACTGTTATGTTTTTTGCGGGCTTCAATTTTGGTGTCTAAAGGAGTATTGGTTGGAGTATAAGGCAGATAATCTCCATTTTCATTATAGTAGCCAATTAAATCGATACCAATAAAACAGCCATTCTCAGGGAATTCAATATTATATTCTGAAAGGTCATATTTGATTTTTCTGGCTCCTTTACTTAAGCAACTATTGAAATGAAATGGAGAATTTCTCTCCTATGTTTTCAAGGATATAGATTATCTGTTTTTCTAGGTCTTGTTTAGAGGTATAAGCATACTTAGGCAACCATGTATATTTTATTTCTTTCCAGAGTCTTTCAATCAAATTAAGCTCAGGAGAATAAGGAGGGATAAAGAAGAGTATAAGTCCTTTATCCCTCCATTTTTCGATTTGTTCCTTGAATCTATGACTTCGATGTGTAGGTGCATTGTCTAACACGACAATGGTTGGACGAATTATGTCACTGGCAAAGCGATCAAAGCACTCAATAACTATTTCAGAGTTGGCAGCCCCTTGAAAGAGAAAAGACTTGAATGATTGTGTTCTACTCATAAACCCGAGTACGGTCAGATTTGCACTTGGCACGGAAGGAAGCAATATCCTTTTACCTTTTAGTTGCCATGCATAAGGCACACTTGGGATAAGGTTGACGCCCATTTCATCAAAGAAATAAAGATCGATTCTTCCCTGCTCCTCCTTTTTCTTAAGTGTATTCAGCCATTGGTGGGCTTTTTCAAAGTCTTCCTGATTCCGTTTATGCAGCAAGCTTTTGCGGCTTCTTTTCCATCGGTAACCCCATTTCTTCATCCAACGTCGTAGCGTTGAGACTTTCACCCACTTTTGACAATGCTCCTTGATGTAGGTTTGAACTCTTGACAAGCGCTGTACGCCATCCTTTAGGAAATCAATGATTTTTTTTCCTCTGACGCCTTGAAACTTTTGCGGGGATGCTGCTGTGGCTTGCTATCATACAGACCTGAAAAGCCGTGCTGTTGCCAATGCTGAATCCAACGGCTAACCGTTTCGATTTTATTCACTTGCAAGATCTCAGTTAACTGTGTAAAGTTAAAGCCTTGGGCGTAAAGCAGGACTGCATGAGAACGGAGGCGTACCCGTGAGGAGGTATCGTACTTATACAGCTTTTCGAGCTTGCTGCGATCTTCTGGTGTCAGAGTCAGTTGTGGTTTCATGATATCACAACAAAACTTCCGTTTTCAATTGTTCCTCTGCTTAATCTGATATTGATTGGGTGAACAAGTAAATCTTCCCCTGATTTGTCGTTTTGGTTGTAATACACTCTAATTCGAACCAGTGATTCCCACCTACCATACTTTTTGGGTTCTGGATTTACATCAAAGTAAACCACCTCAATAAAGCCTGAAGCTTTTCTTTTGTTTGGAAGGTACATGGCGTACTGATTTGAACCACCAGTTAGTATAGACTTTTTTTCATTATTCTCAATTTTGTCACTGTACATTGATTGTTTGCTATTTACGGTGACTTCATTGAGGTTCAATGTGATTTCCTGTAAGTGTATTTCGATTTCATTTGACTTTTCTGTTATTGGATTTGGCAAGATATATTCTTTGTATCCAATATGTGATATGATAACAGTATCAGTAGGATTCATTTTTAAAGAAAACCAGCCCTTTGGATTACTGGTAGTGCCATTTGTTGAGCCAAGAACACCTATTTCAGCAAATGGGATAGGTGCGTGACTTTTCGCATCTAAAACTAGACCTGAAAAAATATTCTGACCAATTGCCTTGCTGTATGACAATGAGAGAGCAAGAAAAAATAGGAGTTTGGTAGTAGCCTTTATCATTGATATATATTGCTGTAGCCTAAATCAATTTTTAAAAAAATGAAGTTTATTTAACGCTTGCTAGCTGTAATAGCTTTTTAAGAGTATTACAGGAATTTCTGTCTAAGATAGAGTAGAATAACCACCTTGGCGAGCACTTCATTAAAATAATCTGACCATCGCTGTTTTGATAATTCCTTTCTCTCGTCCTAAATTCGCCGCAAGAAGGATGTTTCAACATTCAGATATTGTTTTACCAGAACTAACTTAGCAAATGAAATTTTTTTCAATGATTGCGTGTCTGTTTTTTATCACTATGATTAATGTACAAGCGCAGGAAGCTTCAGCTTTTCACCAGTCTTTTGCAGAAAAGTGGGAAAGGTCAAAGGCTTATACCTTGGCGGTAGCAGAAGCAATGCCGGAGTCTGATTATGATTTCAGAGCGGCTGAAGGGATTATGACCTTCAGAGAAGAGCTACAGCATATGGCAATGAACTTTGTCTTTTTGCAAGCATATGTAACTGGAGAGAAGGAGTGTGCTATCAGTCATGTCTCAGAAGGGTTTGACCATATGTCAAAAGCGGAGGTGATCGAGGCTTTGAACACAAGCTTTGATTTCGTGACTACAGTTTGGGAAAATACCCCTGAAAGTGCAATGAGCGATAAAGTGGATTTCTTTGCTGAAGGCGTGAACATGAATAAGGAAGGGATTTTCCACCTGATGCGAAATCATGTGACACACCACCGTGGGAGATTGACGTTGATGTTGAGATTGAAAGGGATTAAGCCTCCTCGTTATGTGGGGTGGTAATTTCATAAGGCTTTAGAATAGAGAAGCTGGATACTAGACTTTATTAACAGCATTTTATTTGCTGTGGTGAAGCTCAATGTATACCAGCTTATCTTTTGTCTTGGAACTTCTTATATTTGTAACCTTAAAAACGAAGAAATAAAAGCACATGAAGATTATTGCGATTGGCAGAAACTACGCTGAACATATAGCTGAACTGAATAACGAAAGACCGGACGAGCCTGTAATTTTCACAAAACCTGATACGGCTATCCTGAAAAACAACACACCATTCTACTATCCTGATTTCACAAAGGAAATTCACCATGAGGTGGAAGTTCTGATCAAGATTTGTAAGGAAGGAAAATATGTCAACCCTAAGTTTGCAAGCCGCTACTATGATGAGATCGGTTTGGGTATTGACTTCACTGCCCGTGACTTGCAGGCTAAGGCAAAAGACAAGGGATTGCCTTGGGCATTGGCAAAAGGCTTCAACGGTTCTGCACCAATCTCAGAGTTTGTTTCTAAAGAAGAGTTTGATATGTCCA is a window from the Limibacter armeniacum genome containing:
- a CDS encoding DinB family protein, translating into MKFFSMIACLFFITMINVQAQEASAFHQSFAEKWERSKAYTLAVAEAMPESDYDFRAAEGIMTFREELQHMAMNFVFLQAYVTGEKECAISHVSEGFDHMSKAEVIEALNTSFDFVTTVWENTPESAMSDKVDFFAEGVNMNKEGIFHLMRNHVTHHRGRLTLMLRLKGIKPPRYVGW
- a CDS encoding flotillin-like FloA family protein, which translates into the protein MNTVILLIPALFLLMLFLPTIAFMLKARRYGAKFTIYEALLRAFRKINYEKLFKALAVVQNEGLDIKLTELETHLYAGGNPEMVVIAFLKYRNHPVVNFTILTVFDLMGKNVLEIAENGIPEYELKIIGHKVGRVQVNYSVKFMAKLYDLEYKVQLDVIENEIIQKLEQSSWQWDFQDKQRTKEFILSNVLTKSYWDDILCLNLIEQRVFVY
- a CDS encoding carboxypeptidase-like regulatory domain-containing protein, translated to MIKATTKLLFFLALSLSYSKAIGQNIFSGLVLDAKSHAPIPFAEIGVLGSTNGTTSNPKGWFSLKMNPTDTVIISHIGYKEYILPNPITEKSNEIEIHLQEITLNLNEVTVNSKQSMYSDKIENNEKKSILTGGSNQYAMYLPNKRKASGFIEVVYFDVNPEPKKYGRWESLVRIRVYYNQNDKSGEDLLVHPINIRLSRGTIENGSFVVIS
- a CDS encoding IS630 family transposase — its product is MSRVQTYIKEHCQKWVKVSTLRRWMKKWGYRWKRSRKSLLHKRNQEDFEKAHQWLNTLKKKEEQGRIDLYFFDEMGVNLIPSVPYAWQLKGKRILLPSVPSANLTVLGFMSRTQSFKSFLFQGAANSEIVIECFDRFASDIIRPTIVVLDNAPTHRSHRFKEQIEKWRDKGLILFFIPPYSPELNLIERLWKEIKYTWLPKYAYTSKQDLEKQIIYILENIGEKFSISFQ
- a CDS encoding fumarylacetoacetate hydrolase family protein, translated to MKIIAIGRNYAEHIAELNNERPDEPVIFTKPDTAILKNNTPFYYPDFTKEIHHEVEVLIKICKEGKYVNPKFASRYYDEIGLGIDFTARDLQAKAKDKGLPWALAKGFNGSAPISEFVSKEEFDMSNLDFSLNINGEERQKGNTSMMLWNFDEIICYISQFITLRKGDIIFTGTPKGVGEIKVGDRLEGFIGERKMLDFEIK
- a CDS encoding helix-turn-helix domain-containing protein translates to MKPQLTLTPEDRSKLEKLYKYDTSSRVRLRSHAVLLYAQGFNFTQLTEILQVNKIETVSRWIQHWQQHGFSGLYDSKPQQHPRKSFKASEEKKSLIS
- a CDS encoding helix-turn-helix domain-containing protein, whose protein sequence is MAHLKYSQRQKIEALLAEGISQSEIARQLCVSRATISREITRNQSEDGNYVAKKAEHKKELRRYIANQQQRDTIKGIHLKHKYPKLVKQKKVRQYHNPFLIFLAATKLKQRLCLARFRVELRVLRTDTRGYRELRSKTLRFNPDGIQQRNSLNKISVIKRFYRKRLLHPFGGRVHQKFWMDYRYFLQAFQYYGEKQVRYYKLLTCIKNSERNVKLYDVELESAKILVDGISAA